A DNA window from Pseudarthrobacter sp. W1I19 contains the following coding sequences:
- a CDS encoding amidohydrolase family protein encodes MCLHDHTSAPTPGARLPRRGILAGAAALAGISVASIAAQLGGSPAAHAGDEPSGPNYPGSPLTNRPLIIEGGTIVDPKTGGAVEDGVVVLDGGKVTAAGTRDETRKAVAAVAGRAQVLNASGRWVLPGLVDVHVHANTLADARAILQGGATSVRSGSSSFYQDVALAALPEWAPGVSPRMTPAGLFISPDLGDSLLADPDLAPLATLSGGVKETSDLAYLTRVNLSRGAKVIKTRANPRAGLPEQDPRELVYNQEQLSAVVKAANGAGVLCHAYSAEGIDGAVRAGVRSVEHGVFVAENTIAEMARRGTYFTPTMDAITSMATSTNPILAARGKEYTPILQAAVLAAQEAGVTIVAGTDSFGTDVTPIGTEARLLAEAGLSPLEALQSATVHAARLLGRDDVGRLVRGSLADVVVVDADPLSDASALEKVRVVVAQGAVVRNEL; translated from the coding sequence ATGTGCCTTCATGACCACACCTCTGCCCCCACACCCGGCGCCAGGCTTCCCCGCCGCGGAATCCTGGCCGGCGCCGCAGCCCTCGCCGGAATCTCAGTGGCCAGCATCGCCGCCCAGCTCGGCGGCTCCCCGGCCGCGCATGCCGGGGACGAACCCTCCGGTCCCAACTACCCCGGCAGCCCCCTCACCAACCGGCCGCTGATCATCGAAGGCGGTACCATCGTCGATCCCAAGACCGGAGGCGCCGTCGAGGACGGTGTTGTGGTGCTCGACGGCGGCAAAGTCACCGCCGCCGGAACGCGCGACGAGACGCGGAAGGCGGTGGCCGCGGTCGCCGGGCGTGCGCAGGTCCTGAACGCCTCGGGCCGGTGGGTACTCCCCGGCCTGGTGGACGTGCACGTCCATGCGAACACGCTCGCCGACGCCCGCGCCATCCTGCAGGGCGGCGCCACCAGCGTGCGCAGCGGCTCGAGCAGTTTCTACCAGGACGTGGCGCTCGCCGCCCTCCCGGAGTGGGCCCCCGGCGTCTCCCCGCGGATGACACCCGCCGGTTTGTTTATCTCGCCGGACCTCGGGGATTCACTCCTTGCCGATCCCGACCTTGCACCGCTGGCCACCCTCTCCGGCGGCGTTAAGGAAACCTCGGACCTGGCCTACCTCACCCGCGTGAACCTGAGCCGCGGCGCCAAGGTCATCAAGACCCGCGCCAATCCCCGCGCCGGTCTCCCCGAGCAGGATCCGCGCGAGCTGGTCTACAACCAGGAACAGCTGTCCGCCGTGGTCAAAGCAGCGAACGGGGCCGGCGTCCTGTGCCACGCCTACAGCGCAGAAGGTATCGACGGCGCAGTGCGCGCCGGGGTGCGCAGCGTGGAGCACGGCGTCTTCGTTGCCGAAAACACCATCGCCGAGATGGCCCGCCGCGGCACCTACTTCACGCCCACCATGGATGCGATCACCAGCATGGCAACTTCCACGAATCCCATCCTGGCCGCACGGGGCAAGGAGTACACGCCCATCCTGCAAGCCGCGGTGCTTGCGGCGCAGGAAGCGGGCGTGACCATCGTGGCCGGCACGGACTCCTTCGGCACCGATGTCACGCCCATTGGCACCGAGGCGCGCCTTCTCGCCGAGGCCGGGCTCTCGCCGCTCGAAGCGCTGCAGTCCGCCACCGTCCACGCGGCCCGCCTGCTTGGACGGGACGACGTCGGGCGGTTGGTCCGCGGATCACTCGCCGACGTGGTGGTGGTCGACGCCGATCCACTCAGCGACGCTTCCGCCTTGGAGAAGGTGCGCGTTGTGGTGGCTCAGGGCGCCGTGGTGCGGAACGAACTGTAG
- a CDS encoding MarR family winged helix-turn-helix transcriptional regulator encodes MRTSRRLRVEATGDVITPGQYTVLAQLHGSGPTTLRELAEREHVQAPSMTRIVNALADQGFVSRAANPDDGRQVRVDITDGGRAVLAEARNQRTAWLAQRVAGLSEEDRQILSRAAHIMQEMSGK; translated from the coding sequence ATGCGCACATCCCGCAGGCTCCGCGTCGAAGCCACCGGCGACGTCATCACCCCCGGGCAATACACAGTGCTGGCCCAACTGCACGGCAGCGGCCCGACCACCCTCCGTGAACTGGCCGAGCGGGAGCACGTGCAGGCTCCCTCCATGACCCGCATCGTCAACGCCCTCGCCGACCAGGGCTTCGTGTCCCGTGCTGCCAATCCCGACGACGGCCGCCAGGTCCGCGTGGACATCACCGACGGCGGCAGGGCAGTCCTGGCGGAAGCCCGCAACCAGCGCACCGCCTGGCTCGCCCAGCGCGTGGCCGGGCTGAGCGAAGAGGACCGGCAGATCCTCAGCCGGGCCGCCCACATCATGCAGGAGATGAGCGGAAAATGA
- a CDS encoding helix-turn-helix transcriptional regulator, with amino-acid sequence MPAEDTTGIHCRLDELLEQRGMTLTELSKRVGVSLVNLSVLKNDRAKAIRFSTLAAVCQALECEVGDLLVTDPGAAG; translated from the coding sequence ATGCCAGCCGAGGACACAACCGGGATTCATTGCCGGCTGGACGAATTGCTGGAGCAGCGCGGCATGACCCTGACGGAGCTCAGCAAACGGGTCGGGGTTAGCTTGGTCAACCTGTCCGTCCTCAAGAATGACCGCGCGAAAGCCATTCGTTTCTCCACGCTCGCGGCCGTTTGCCAGGCCCTGGAGTGCGAGGTCGGCGACCTGCTGGTGACAGACCCCGGCGCAGCAGGCTAG
- a CDS encoding alpha/beta hydrolase: MAATAEAVLHDGSVIPVSVHGDGPALLLLARLEPYTPDEAATMRKWGGDPDLGPALVDGFSGSNRLIVADYEGHRMAHPATETLTPDNLAADLLAIADAGGTAAFGYYGYSWLALAGLQLALRTDRLRALAMGGFPPRDGPYRSMLAVTRAAHAASTRAPDPSAISLAEAEPGDWDSVAVQTTEAQTRQFVTLYEALQDFDDVAAAVPASLSRLAFAGANDQIDYSEQWGGVRVSIGEPLAKHRDVLLADGWDVQVLPGLDHLGAMHGAVVLPLLGAWLRKVGWVRD, encoded by the coding sequence ATGGCTGCAACTGCTGAGGCCGTCCTCCATGACGGCTCCGTCATTCCGGTCAGCGTCCACGGCGATGGCCCCGCGCTGCTGCTGCTTGCCAGGCTGGAGCCGTATACGCCGGACGAGGCCGCGACGATGCGGAAGTGGGGCGGGGACCCGGACCTGGGGCCGGCCCTGGTTGACGGGTTTTCCGGATCGAACCGGCTGATCGTGGCGGACTACGAAGGGCATCGGATGGCCCACCCTGCAACGGAGACCCTCACGCCGGACAACCTTGCCGCCGACCTGCTCGCGATTGCCGATGCCGGCGGGACAGCCGCCTTTGGCTACTACGGCTACTCCTGGCTCGCGCTCGCCGGGCTTCAACTGGCCCTCCGCACTGACCGCCTGCGGGCCCTCGCAATGGGCGGGTTTCCGCCGCGGGACGGGCCCTACCGAAGCATGTTGGCAGTAACGCGGGCCGCGCATGCCGCGTCCACCCGAGCACCTGACCCGTCGGCCATCTCTCTTGCTGAGGCGGAGCCGGGGGACTGGGACTCAGTGGCCGTACAGACCACCGAGGCCCAAACCCGCCAGTTCGTCACCCTGTATGAGGCGTTGCAGGATTTCGACGACGTCGCTGCTGCAGTGCCGGCCAGCCTGTCGCGTCTTGCGTTCGCCGGGGCCAACGACCAGATTGACTACAGCGAGCAGTGGGGCGGTGTCCGGGTGAGCATTGGCGAGCCGCTCGCCAAGCACCGCGACGTGCTGCTCGCCGACGGCTGGGATGTCCAGGTCCTGCCTGGACTGGATCACCTGGGCGCGATGCACGGTGCCGTGGTCCTGCCTCTCCTGGGCGCGTGGTTGAGGAAGGTTGGCTGGGTTCGGGACTAG
- a CDS encoding GNAT family N-acetyltransferase, with translation MDYVLRQATADDAEAVVLMHTLAHEECYFHLLSPAFFAARRAAVPERVARRRTHLDVEDPRIVAVDANNEVVGFADAGPGRDEDGPVPLELYSIYLLGRAQGTGLGTALVGAAIGESPAYLWVLEDNVRAQAFYRRLGFRPDGGRGLLPPEWESLPEIRMVRTGP, from the coding sequence ATGGATTATGTACTCCGGCAGGCCACTGCTGACGATGCAGAAGCCGTGGTGCTGATGCACACGCTGGCGCACGAGGAGTGCTATTTCCACCTGCTGTCCCCGGCCTTTTTTGCCGCCCGCCGCGCTGCGGTTCCCGAACGGGTGGCCCGCCGTCGGACTCACCTGGACGTGGAGGACCCCCGCATCGTCGCTGTGGACGCCAACAACGAGGTGGTGGGATTTGCCGACGCCGGTCCAGGCCGCGACGAGGATGGCCCCGTTCCGCTGGAGCTGTATTCGATCTACCTCCTCGGCCGCGCTCAGGGCACGGGCCTGGGGACGGCCCTGGTGGGCGCGGCAATCGGGGAGTCGCCGGCGTACCTTTGGGTGCTGGAGGACAACGTAAGGGCCCAGGCTTTCTACCGCAGGCTCGGCTTCCGGCCCGACGGCGGGCGTGGGCTGCTGCCGCCAGAGTGGGAAAGCCTGCCGGAGATACGGATGGTCCGGACTGGGCCGTAG
- a CDS encoding MFS transporter: MSAMFRALDNRNYRIWAGGAIVSNIGTWMQRVAQDWLVLTVLTNHSGAALGITTGLQFLPMLLLGPYGGVLADRYRKRVILLWTQVAMGVTGLVLGLLVVTGTAQLWHAYLAALCLGIAGAIDAPSRQAFVSELVGQDNISNAVALNSASFNTARLTGPAIAGVLIAWVGTGPVFLLNAASFAAVIISLFRIRTSELVPAVRPSRSKHQVAEGVRYVRQRPDLVLILFMVGILGAFGMNFPITNALMTTTEFGVGPGEFGLLGSIMAVGTLAGALLAARRAGPRLRYLLGGALGLGAFTLLGSVSPSFWLYAAVLIPVGLASITFLNSCNTSIQLSVEPQFRGRVLALYLAILQGGTAVGAPLMGWIGSEFGARWSVAAGGAVVLATALSAVIVVSRRNSLSFRDNLRIVFRRRREPAV, encoded by the coding sequence ATGAGCGCCATGTTCCGGGCCCTGGATAACCGCAACTACCGCATCTGGGCCGGCGGGGCCATTGTGTCCAACATCGGGACCTGGATGCAGCGTGTGGCACAGGACTGGCTGGTACTGACGGTCCTCACCAACCATTCGGGCGCCGCCCTCGGCATCACCACCGGCCTGCAGTTCCTGCCCATGCTGCTGCTCGGCCCCTACGGCGGAGTACTGGCGGACCGCTACCGCAAACGCGTCATCCTGCTGTGGACGCAGGTGGCCATGGGCGTGACCGGGCTGGTGCTGGGACTCCTGGTGGTCACGGGCACCGCCCAGCTCTGGCATGCCTATCTTGCCGCTCTCTGCCTTGGAATCGCCGGCGCCATCGACGCGCCGTCGCGCCAGGCGTTCGTTTCCGAACTCGTGGGGCAGGACAACATCTCCAACGCGGTGGCACTGAACTCCGCGTCCTTCAACACTGCACGGCTCACCGGGCCCGCCATCGCAGGCGTGCTGATCGCATGGGTAGGCACCGGACCAGTGTTCCTGCTCAACGCGGCCAGCTTTGCCGCCGTGATCATTTCGCTGTTCCGGATCCGGACTTCGGAACTGGTCCCTGCCGTCCGGCCGTCCCGCAGCAAACACCAGGTGGCGGAAGGCGTGCGCTACGTCCGCCAGAGGCCGGATCTGGTGCTGATCCTCTTTATGGTGGGCATTTTGGGCGCCTTCGGCATGAACTTCCCTATCACCAACGCCCTGATGACCACCACCGAGTTCGGGGTGGGACCCGGTGAATTCGGGCTCCTTGGTTCCATCATGGCGGTGGGCACATTGGCCGGTGCGCTGCTCGCGGCGCGCAGGGCCGGCCCGCGGCTGCGGTATCTCCTGGGCGGGGCGCTGGGCTTAGGTGCGTTCACGCTCCTGGGCAGCGTATCGCCGTCGTTCTGGCTCTATGCCGCCGTGCTCATACCGGTTGGCCTGGCATCCATCACGTTCCTGAACAGCTGCAACACCAGCATCCAGCTCTCCGTGGAACCGCAGTTCCGCGGACGGGTGCTGGCCCTGTACCTTGCCATCCTCCAGGGCGGAACTGCCGTGGGTGCGCCGCTGATGGGCTGGATCGGCTCCGAATTCGGCGCCCGCTGGTCAGTGGCCGCCGGCGGTGCCGTGGTCCTGGCCACCGCACTGTCCGCTGTCATCGTGGTGAGCCGCCGGAACAGCCTCAGCTTCCGTGACAACCTCAGGATAGTGTTCCGCAGGCGGCGCGAGCCGGCCGTGTAG
- a CDS encoding SRPBCC family protein: MVAVGDRGSGHEPALLRQRIRRGRRLRGSGNRKAGSGTMEIVESEPSSRIHVRLQFNKPFKALNPTTFTFTPVPGGTEVTWVMTGENKGAAKLFALFMNMDKLVGSDFERGLKSLSEAVAARKS; encoded by the coding sequence ATGGTCGCCGTGGGAGACCGTGGATCCGGGCATGAGCCGGCGCTACTTCGGCAGCGAATCAGGCGTGGGCGCAGGCTACGAGGGAGCGGCAACCGCAAAGCCGGCAGCGGAACCATGGAGATCGTCGAGTCGGAACCATCCAGCCGGATCCACGTCCGCCTGCAGTTCAACAAGCCGTTCAAAGCCCTGAACCCCACCACCTTTACCTTCACCCCCGTACCCGGCGGCACCGAGGTCACCTGGGTGATGACAGGGGAAAACAAAGGCGCTGCCAAGCTGTTCGCGCTCTTTATGAACATGGACAAGCTGGTGGGATCGGACTTCGAACGCGGGCTGAAATCGCTGTCCGAGGCAGTGGCGGCCCGGAAGAGTTGA